TCCACAGTTGACTCTGAATGCATCTAGAAGCAAGCCTTTAGACCTTGTTCCAATTCCAGACCCTAAAATCTGAAATGGTGCCTCTGTGTGAAAGCTGCCCACACCAAACTCCCACCATATGCAAATAGACTGTGCATAGAACTTTCTtcactactctctctctctctctctctctctctctctctctctctctctctctctctctctctgtgtgtgtgtgtgtgtgtgtgtacgttcGTACAGGTGATGTTATGGCCTTGGAAGCTGATGTCACCGTTGAAGCACACAACACACCCAATGAGACAGACACACCCATCATGGCCCATCCACCTGACATCTACAGTGATAACACTCTTCAGGAATGGCTGGAGGCAGTCCTTAAGTCATCCAATAAAGGTATGTTGGCTGAAAGGAAATGTGCCCATTGAAGTGGATAGGGAATGAAATTATAAGCTTCAAGCCAAAGGTATTGGGTTTGTTTTTACTCAAATTGGTTCCATCTGAAAGGTAAAATTTATTTGTGGtggagaaattattttatttaactaTATTTATTATTGTCAGCCTTCTCATCTTGCCATATGTCACATGCATGGAAATGGCCGAGACGGTGCCCATTTTTAATGTGTATTTGAGACTGtacaccagggtccccaaactacggcccccgggccggatgcggcccaattggcctcccaatccggcccgcgacgacccctgccacccgctgccgctgcctgctcttacggcgcgcggcgcggcggcaatCTTCAacatcggcaaaaaatcgccgaaaatcctttgtgcgcatgcgtatgggcctctcccgacccagaagaggtcatttccgatgcacttccgggtcgggggaggcccatacgcatgcgcacaagcgattttcggcgatttttttcgcccgtgtgcgtgtgcgcatgcgcacgggcacacactcccccgccctctgtcCTGCTGCgcgtgcactcccctgccctccggcccgaagcccggtaagtctggggacccctgctgtacacCATTAATATCTTATATCTAGTCCTTTACATTTGTGTTGAAAGCATCTTCCAGGAAGGGGGATGATGTTATGTATAAAAGAGGCCCTGGGTAGCTTCCCTGAGAGCAGTCAAAGCAAAGTAGGAATATCTGAACTGCAGAAAACGTGGAATATTTTGAGCTTGGATGTAGGAGCATAATTTATTACTGGGTGGAAACACCTCGAAAAGAACATGCATCCATCGGCCATGGTGGGAAAACAAGCAAAAGGCTTGAAATATAGAGGGCGATTTCCTTTCAAGTCTGAACAGCTTGCAATCGGGAACAGaggtttcattatttatttaatttatagcttgcattttgtttaccCCACTTCCTCGTCAATAATGAAGCAACTTACAGGTCACTTCCAGATGGAAACTTGTTGAGCAGttgtcctgatttgttttcaCAAAACTTGTGCAGAAGTCTTATGCTgtcaccaacacacacaccctacccaGTGATTATTATTATCCTACACTTTTTGTGGTCTTCTAtctgtgtggtttgtttgtttgtttgtttgtttgttttggaggggaggggagtagaTTTGTTGCACCAGAGCTCTGCTTGGTCATTGCTATTTATTGTGATGCGCCCGTTTTCTTTGTAGAAGGTTAGGAAAGTGTGTTCTCAAAGGCTGCCTGCCTGACTGTGGGGAGAGATCCACACAAAGGGTGACCTCTTCATGTGTtgcctccatccatccattctaGAACAAAGCTGGGCTGGTTGAGTTAGGGGCACTAACTGAACCTGATGGATTTCTCAggagtttcttcctttcccaattaGCCatcaagctggatttcaaaagcatcaaagctGTTGGCCCATCTCTGGATACATTAGTAAAAACCTCCTCTCAAATGAATATCGACAGACCTGTGTGGCTAAATGCAGACATTCTGAGAGGCCCAAATGTACCTATTAATATTGCAGTCAACGCAAGCCGGTGAGTCAAATGAACTTCTATTGTATTTGTATCAGGATGCATTTTCTATCCTGGGGTGGAGCATCTTATACAGAAGTACTTGTCTACAGTTATATCACACACTTAACATTCGACACATGGTAGGAGTCGAGTCGAATCAAAACCTGTGACTTTCTCCTAAGCCTCCACTTGTGTGAAGCATGTGCATACAGGGGACGCTGTgaaaagcagctggaggagaaggagacaaaGGCTGGAGAAAGAACTATGAGAGGAGGGGTGCCCTTTTCGTATCCTTGGGACCCCCTTTTATATATgaactgtgtatttttgtaatatttgctgTCTGTTGTTGCTTTAGTTTTCTGTATACTCCTTAGAGGGCTATTTTTATGTATATTACATAAatggtgtaaataaataaactgtccCATATAGTCAAATTCAGCCCCATATTTGCTCAAGAGGGGACACCTGTGGGCAAATGTAGCACAAGGTGTACTCAGCAGTCCCACTGCaccaaaaatgcattgcaagaCATCAGAAAAATATGGATCAATTGCTGCAGATAGCTTGGGAACCCAATAACCCCACAACCATCTATTCTCTGCATATGTGGCATAAATTCTCCTGTGTGGCAGACCCAACTTGATCTGCAATGGAGCCAACATTTTCCATCTGAAAAGCTTCCCAATCACCCCACAGTCTGTATAGTCTTCTGCTAGCACAAGACTTCACTGAGCCAATTTTGCAACGACACAATTATTGATAAATGCCAAGTGTCTACTTGATTGTGTCAAATGGCCAAGTTGGCTTGTGCCCTGAGACCATTAATCACCACTAAGCCAAGCAGGGTTTCCTTCTAGATTTTAGACTGTGTTTTGCAGGCTAGTAGCATCTCGGCTTGTATTGGCAAAAGATGGCAGATCACAGAGAATACAAATACCTGTAATAAGGGAAGGCTTTGGGATCAGGATTATGGGATGCTGGAAGCCAGGTATGAAGGTATGAAGGTTATGATCAAGTCCCTGAGCTGCCATTCATAAACGAGAGATGCTTCCCAAATATGCTCTGAGTCTTGGCTATCCTTGTGTGAAGAGAAATTAGAATGGCTTTAGATGTCTGCAGTTGCAGctatattgttattgtttgtcCTCAGATTCCTCTCACTCATCCAGGAGAAGTTCCCAAACTGCACCCTCTCCCCAGGATGGTCAACCCTCTATTTACCTTTCTTTCCAAACAAGACCTACACACAGAAAATGGTTGAGGACATGCATAGCCTCGTAGAGAACCTGCCTCAGCGAATCACCTTCCCTATAAGAGCTGTCATGGCAAGACCAGCCTGGCCTCATTTGAGCTGGCTTCTCAGCCAGTCTGACAGGTAAGAGATTTACAGCACACTTATTGTTTATCTCCGCTGCAACACACACAGATTAATTCAGAAATCTTGGTTTACTCGCGCACTAGAAACTTGCAAACTGTATGCAATAGATCAGATTAAAACAGAGCTGCTAATATTAGAATGAATCTACATATTCCCGGTCACAAAACATACCAACCGCCTTTCAAAAAGTGCTGTCTTGGGAACAAAGAATGCATTGCCCACAAGATACAACACTGATCTCCCTACAGTGCAGCACAAGGACACAGCCAGAATAATCACGGCAAAATGGGagtagggggaagaggaagtgGTTGCTTACCACTCGGGATGCTTGAGGAATGTGATCTTTGGTGATTCTGATCCTAACAGCCCTGCTGGGTTACATCTCTTGGACTGATGTGCAGATTGGAACATTATTATCCTTCAGAGCTGCATCCCTGTAAAGTCATCCCTGTAGGCATATCCTACAGAGTCATTTCTGTAGTGAGAAATCACCTGTACTTTTGGAATGCCTTGTCAGTTGATATTAGGCAGGTGCCATGACTGTATCCTTTAgatgcctgctgaaaatgtttctcttttggTGGGTCAGCTTGGGATTTGGTTACATCTGTTCTTAAATTTGTGTTAGATGTTTTAATGTCTTCAgatgtttttaacagttttttaATTATCACATaagtgtttgctgccctggactcctttgggaggaggaaaataaatttaataaaatatatactaATCAGACCtttatgaattttgcaatacagtactgTTCTTGGCTCCCCATTCCCTTCTATACCATTTCCTCAAACCACAAACCCCAAAGCATACACCTCTCAGGTATCGAGTCAATTGCAGCCTAATCATGGATCTCCCACATAACGTATAGTTTGGAGCTTAGCACTGAATGATTTGCTGTTTAACATCCTTGACTACACAGCTTGCAAAAACTTCCTGTAACCCCCCAAATGACTTCTCTTCCTAGGTACAGCCTGACTCTCTGGCAAGGGAAGACTGATCCAGTTACAGTGGATGATCTCCTCTTTATCCGAAAGAATAGCCAACCTGAACAAATCTATTACGACCTTTTTGAACCTGTGTTGACTCAGTTCCGAGACTTGGCATGTGAGTATTAAATTTTACTTTTGAAAATGCACCAAGATGCAGGCAAAATTCAAGTGAGATTATGAAATATTTGCATATCATACAGgcacagccacacacacccctcttctaAGCAACCAAATTCACCAGGCTTGTAAATAGGCACTTGCCTAGTTTCCTGCATTGACTCATATTCTAACAACCATTTCAGACAACAAATGACTAAGGCTGGCCATGGTGATGCTGGCTAGCGTTTGTGGTAGCTGTAGGCCCTACCTGGCCAGGAAgagaacctgggaccctctgcgtGCAAACCAGATGTTCTCCCACTGAGCCGTGACCCTTACCTACCAaggatgggaacctgtggccctctaggtgttgttggactgcagctcccatcagcccctgcccatGTGGCCAATGGGCCATCCAAGAACATATGAAGGGCTTGTTTTTATAGTATAAAAgtcatttgtgtttgttttcatgAACAAACATTTCAACTCCCTGTAGTTTCAGTTGAGACTAAGCACAAAGAATCAGGGCGACCTCATCCAAGTCCCGCTCTTTGTTATACATCTGATTTGCGCTGATCCAGCAAAGTTTCAAGTTTTTTCATTTAATTCTGAGTCCAGTAACCTTTCCCCTCTTGGCTCATTGGCCAACTGAAGAGCTCCAGAATAGCTATGCCACAGCAGAGACTCACATTGGGCAAGGCTCTTCTTGCAGCTTTTTCCTGCCCAGAGTCAGATCACCAGCAGTGGTATGCTCCAGAATCTGGTTGACTTCCTTTGTTTTGCAGCTGGATTGGCAGTTTAGCGCATGGACTAGATGTTCAGGTCCAAGTGTGCTTGTTCTTGGTTCTCAGCACAACAGGAAGTTCAACGTGGCAAGCTCCTAGGCTGATACCACCAGATCAACTGAtatgtttaaactctgctactTCAGTCAATGTGTATACACAAAAAAGGAACCAATTCATAGTCCCTGCAGCAACTTCTACAACAAATAGTATCCTCAGCTTCTTGCCATCTGGACGGTGCTGCTGCATAAACAGCTTGGAAATGCCATCCTATTTGGCTGAGACAACTTTCAAATTAGTGTTAGCAGAGAAGGCAGACATGACACACAATAACTTGACAAATGAATGAAGTTGAACTAAACTCATTCTCAGACGGTGGAGGTGGACGTTCTGAGGACATGGCTGAAGCATCACCAACGGGTTTGTACATTACAAAATTCAGTAGCTTTAGagatttctttaaaatgtccCATTTTAGCTGATAGAGAATATAAAATAGTTCAGTTTCTTGACTAAATTGTTTAGTTTCTTCTAAACCTTAACCATCACAAGTTGTGCTCAGTTCTCTTTCACACTGATTGGTTTGCATGTTTTCATCTTCTTTCTGGACCTCAAAGTACTAGGAACTagattttttgaaaaattaatcCCAAGGTACTGAATTCTGTATTTGACCTCAGCTTCCATGCTTGCATAATGTGAATGCAGAAGCATGACATACATGTGCAGGAAAGCAAGAAAATCCTAGAAGCAGGCTGACTTTGGCAGACATCAGTGGTTCTTGGGGAACCATATCATACATTGTTACACAACTGCTACCCATACAGTGTGATCTCGTGTACAAGAAAGAGATCCACTGCAGTTCTCAGCTCTGCTGCTGAAGCATGTAAACCAATCCTTAACCAGAGTTAACAGCCTCCCTGATGTACCACCCATGTTATGGGCAGCTTCAGAACCCAGGAATATATGTATGTGCTTAACAGTGTCAGCGCTAAGCCCTGTGGAGCGTGAAATGAGAATTTAACATGCACATATATAATTATAAAATGGAGGCATGCCATCATAGCCTCCAATAGCACCTGAGCAGTTTGTGACCAACAAATGCAAACTCGGgagcttttaaatttttaaatattcttttatTGAGAGAAATGTCAATAAAGTCCCACAGCTCTGTCAAAAAGATTCAAAACCAGAACTGGCAAACTTTGCTACAAAAGAGTAAGAGAAAATACCCACCTAGTAAAACAGAAGATGAGGTACTTAGTTTATGGATCAAAGAATAGATTATTCATCCTCCTCCATTCCAAGTACCAGAAGGGCAAGTTTGAATGATTTTTACATGAGAAGGACGTCACCTCCAGGGCAAAATAATTTAATCTCCCTCAGGCTCAGACTGATGATAAAAAAACTTCCAACATTCAAGAAAGACACATTGATACTAAATAATGGTTGAAGAAAAGCTAACGTGACATGATTTAATACTGTGCTGATTTTGTGCAATGTGCACTGTAGGTAGTTAAGAATGCCCTCCACCAATTCAAAAATTAGTTTGTAGATTCTTCCAATGACGAACAATTGTTGCAATGAATTTGTTCTGAATTCTTGTGAAGCTCAATAGCTTTGGttaaaaagcactttaaaaaacgTTTCACCTCTATATGAAAAGTCATTTTTAAGCTACTGATTTTCAGTTGAAAGCTGTTCTCCCATCTAGTGTTCTAGACACAGAAACAGTCCCTTTTCAAGTTTTTCTTGACATCCCATTTCTCTGCCAATCAAATATATATACAAGGCTTCAATAGAAGCCAACACAGGTGCAATTAAGGAGATGTAAAACCCAGGACGGATCAGAACAAGTTACTTCCTAAAGTGCAAACATGATTGCTAAGTTACTGATCATTAAATTGTACTGCATAAAAACTTCATTCTGATCATAAGCCAATAAAAGTGACTTCCCTGCACAAGTGAGGGCTGTGCAATTTGTGCATTTGAATAAACCtgtttctttcctctccttttaTCACATACACTGAGCTGTCATTTCAATATTTACAACAATGCTCATTGTCAGACAAAGATGACAGGACTGGTTTCTATACAACTAAAGATTCTGAAGCCCAACCGAGAGATTGTCTTTGTTTTTCTGGAGGAACTGTTCACAGGCTTGAAAGGTGGAATGGAAGCTTGAAGAGAGGCCAGCAATGTTAGTTGtaatgtaggccaaaacacctgaagTGGCCTGATGGTAATATGACacctggaaataaaataaaaaaaccccatcaatTAGTTCCTGGGAAGGCTTCAGTTTACGGACCTCAAACTAAGAATGGGTGTCCCTCCTCAATGTAATAGTTGACAGCAATGTCAGAGGACCTTTGGCTCCTTGAACTCCGTTCTAATTCCTAACTTGCACAAGACATTGGTTTATTTAGAGGAATCCAAAGCAGCAGCTGGCTTCAAGGTACAATGGAAGGACAGCAAACAAGCAACTAGTTAGTATACATCTGTGGGGGTGTGTATCAGCTTAGAGGAGAGACACCATGTGGATTTTCTGCCATAAGCATCAGAACATCTTGAGCCATCTTTGGAGATTATTGCAAGAATCCCGGAATAGCAACCCACAAACTCAATCCAAACCATTACACCGGTGGTgcatctcctttttttttttaaggatttgtgcCCATTTTGAATCACAAAAACCTACATACAGAAAAACCTTTGAGCTAGAAATGGGCAGATACTAAAAGCTGGTGCACACACGCAGTTCCCTGACTTCTTTTCCCACACAACCACTCCCAAATACATTGGTGTATGTGATTGCATAGAGA
The genomic region above belongs to Zootoca vivipara chromosome 7, rZooViv1.1, whole genome shotgun sequence and contains:
- the FAM151A gene encoding protein FAM151A, encoding MKCPSTGRKGVVIAVICAMAVICIALTVTLTVNRKSPQGTKQEDQGLLEVGPPFSTGGDMLDYLFNLRRIDRKDGLLVSWYHAANRKSEMEEALKSDVMALEADVTVEAHNTPNETDTPIMAHPPDIYSDNTLQEWLEAVLKSSNKAIKLDFKSIKAVGPSLDTLVKTSSQMNIDRPVWLNADILRGPNVPINIAVNASRFLSLIQEKFPNCTLSPGWSTLYLPFFPNKTYTQKMVEDMHSLVENLPQRITFPIRAVMARPAWPHLSWLLSQSDRYSLTLWQGKTDPVTVDDLLFIRKNSQPEQIYYDLFEPVLTQFRDLACEY